Genomic DNA from Kluyveromyces lactis strain NRRL Y-1140 chromosome C complete sequence:
ACAACTCCTGAGATATAACCGTCAAATTTGGCGTCAAGTAGTCTGAAGTGATAATCCCTAGTGCTATGAAGCATGTCAACAAACTTAATGGCGAAAAGACATACCTGAAAACTTCGTCTGACAATTGTGCGAATCCTACAATCACTGTCAATCCCAAGTAAAAAGTCAGTACAAATAGTTTCCTTCGATACAAAGGCATTCTTTTCGAACCTTAGAGGGAGTGTTTTCTCTCAGCCACTGAGCCCTGTCCAAATAACTACAGACTTCTCTGTATGTGTGGCTCGGCTATGGTTGGATTGAATAATGGTTAAAGGGAAGAACCAAGACCTTTTGGGGAGCAATATACCAAAAATGGGCGATGCGGCTATTCAACTTGGCGAAAAAGAGTATCCAAAAAAGTGAGATATACGCAAACAGATGAACGTACTCAGGTCAGTTAAATGTCAGTTGTGCCTTTGTCAGTGAGTCTTTTGACCTCGCCTGTTCTTTAATTCTTGCCTTGAACTCTTTTCCATTTAGCAATGATTTTCTTCTATGAAATGTTCTATTAAATAATGGTATAAATACATGTGCacaattcttgaaatcaactggaaaagaagatattaTCAACTGCCTCAGTTATCTTCCGGGCGGAACTGAGTTAGTCATCGTATAAGCTGGAGGATCAGCTGTTCTATTCTCAAACTTCACTTTTATAAAGTATCCTTAAGTTTCCGGTATCCAGGTAATTGTAGTTTCTCTTTTGCAATTTCAATGTCGGTATGGATATCTGCAATCAATGCGTCCTTTGTGGTGTAGTCTAACTCGGGCCTTATATACCCtaagaagttgaatttgatttggGCACCGTAGAAATTATCAGAAAACTTGTGGATTATGTGTAGTTCTACCGTCTTGTTTTTGTTCTGGTAGAATGGGTTCCAGCCAACAGAAAGTACCACTGGAAGAACTGCTAAATCTTCGTCATTTAGTAAGGTACCGTTATTGTATTGGACCTCTCTGCCATCGGGTCTTTGTTCCACCTTGGTGTCACGGTCCTTTGCCATCCTTACCTTACACCATCCAAAATAAACTCCTGTGTCTAGTTGCTCCACGATTTTTGGTAAATCATCGATGGGCACGTTCGCTGTAGGAATTCCTAACTCTGCTGATCCACGACCGAAACCAGCTATTACATCGACGAACGATGTGGTAATTGGAAAAGGAGGTTCAGGTGAATCCGGTATCGAAACGTCACAATGCCTTGTCATTGCTCTAGGTCTTACTGCGAGTTTTTGATGATCCGATCGTTATTCGTTTGTATGATAACCACATGGAAGTATTCACAAGATTCAAACTACGTTTTTAAAGGTTCGAACTCTTTGAGTATAAAGACTGTTGCAAGtaagaataagaaagaaaagggtAAATGGGCACGTGAAAATGGGTTCATGGTTTGTTCAACAGTTGCGGAGTATTTCTAGGCAATGAGGTACGCTCTCTCTCtggaaatatttgaatccTCATTATTAAAGTTTTATGAGAACATAAGGCATATACTATGCCCTGAACACATGATGAAAACGAAGATCTGAAGGtatacatacatatatatatatatatatattttacTAGAGAAAACTCTAGCCGTTATGCTGCCATATCTGGGAATGATGATATTTGATTTGTATTATGCCATTCCTCGTTAATAATGCGGAGTCTTGCTGCACCAACGAATTTTTTGTCAGCAACAAGTGCAGTTAAATCAATCGAAATAACTTCAAGTAGTTTTGTTGCCTGAACGTTGTATGCTTGGAGCAATTGTGCTGCCGCAGCCTCCCACCAGTAGGCAAGAACGACGAAGTGTGTATTTGTAAGTAGATCCTTTGGAGTGTTGCCGATTCTAGCTAGCATTCTCCATGACCAAGAGATTGGGAAAGGATGCACAAGTTTCTGAATGTACGTTTGCGGTAGAGGTAATCTTGTGATGACAGCAAACAAGGTAATCATACCACCCATCCTTTCATCATAtgaaatatcttcttccCATCTGTTGTCACTTTGACGTTTCCATCCCATTCTGGTTCTTCCTTCGACTGTGTCTATGCTGCACGTGTAACCGATAACAAACGGACATTTCTTGATGAGTCTCGCCAGTAAGAACTCTTTGAGTTCCGGGTATGATGCAAGAAGACTTAGCGCAAGTGTTCCTAAAGGCAAAGCGCTTTCAGGTTTCACTCTGGCCTCAGATTCTGCTTGGGAAACAATCGCCTTAGCTATAAAGTTTAGAATCCATTTATAGGCTAATTGGTTAGCCTTCGTTTGAAGTACCAGTTCGGTAAGTTCATTGGTGATTGCATTCAATTGTGCAGTACTGTTGGTTAATTGTCCGAATTTTGGATTAATTTTCCTCTTATGTTGTGCtaaagttttcttcaagGTGGGATCCGCCTTCACCGGTTCAATTATTTCTGTTTTAATTGTCTGAATCATGGTTTTGTATTTAGTAAAAGTTTCTTCGATTAACTTGAAATTTGTAGATTCTTTGGACTGTTTAAGTTTATTCCTCTCCagttgttcttgttcttgcttctttttcaggGCTTCTACTCTCTTCGCTTCTTCAGCTTTCTTCTCCTTTTCTGCcatttcttg
This window encodes:
- the GLE1 gene encoding nucleoporin GLE1 (similar to uniprot|Q12315 Saccharomyces cerevisiae YDL207W GLE1 Cytoplasmic nucleoporin required for polyadenylated RNA export but not for protein import component of Nup82p nuclear pore subcomplex contains a nuclear export signal); translation: MRFSFDELYENAERKQSQNTSSSDSDYELDGEFTYIGDPSDGIQLKLPKLYHSSKNDGQGEEQGFSSGDTISLEDVVEPEIVSMLSNLNITLERNALPHLTTRGHENKALGPVLIDEAELYYQEKKDLIDEVEQHTFPMQDQVLESVWNEEIDSIEKVNQRLIKSIKDKKKREEEARIQKECEAEKRRQEELKHKKEMEKKLKEEEKRKIQEMAEKEKKAEEAKRVEALKKKQEQEQLERNKLKQSKESTNFKLIEETFTKYKTMIQTIKTEIIEPVKADPTLKKTLAQHKRKINPKFGQLTNSTAQLNAITNELTELVLQTKANQLAYKWILNFIAKAIVSQAESEARVKPESALPLGTLALSLLASYPELKEFLLARLIKKCPFVIGYTCSIDTVEGRTRMGWKRQSDNRWEEDISYDERMGGMITLFAVITRLPLPQTYIQKLVHPFPISWSWRMLARIGNTPKDLLTNTHFVVLAYWWEAAAAQLLQAYNVQATKLLEVISIDLTALVADKKFVGAARLRIINEEWHNTNQISSFPDMAA
- the FMN1 gene encoding riboflavin kinase (similar to uniprot|Q03778 Saccharomyces cerevisiae YDR236C FMN1 Riboflavin kinase phosphorylates riboflavin to form riboflavin monophosphate (FMN) which is a necessary cofactor for many enzymes localizes to microsomes and to the mitochondrial inner membrane); the encoded protein is MTRHCDVSIPDSPEPPFPITTSFVDVIAGFGRGSAELGIPTANVPIDDLPKIVEQLDTGVYFGWCKVRMAKDRDTKVEQRPDGREVQYNNGTLLNDEDLAVLPVVLSVGWNPFYQNKNKTVELHIIHKFSDNFYGAQIKFNFLGYIRPELDYTTKDALIADIHTDIEIAKEKLQLPGYRKLKDTL